The following proteins come from a genomic window of Heyndrickxia acidicola:
- a CDS encoding GerAB/ArcD/ProY family transporter: MNNQKIGPYQLFTLMYLFELGTAIVIGTGLTAKQDAWWILLLSTGIGIILLLIYTALYRMNKNLPLTSLIPRILGRFLGIPLSLLYILLFMNTAARDVRDLMELIIISILPYTSKLTIGAVIMILVAYAIFVGIEPLGRAGEIFFVIILILGSVGTILLFFTGHALQIKRFFPLFQVNWREILTNTLPITINVPFGESVAFTMLFPYLNQAKAVRKAGISAMLLAGLSLCLTAVLEIAALGPYIASTSVFPLHILSQQVNVLNFLQRLDAIAISVMMICIFFKITIFTYAAYIGINDLFKIKKKRLTNFIICIIIFSASILMAHNTVEHLFIGLKIFPIFILTPMQIAIPLLLLLVAWIRKDRLKSL; encoded by the coding sequence ATGAATAACCAAAAGATTGGTCCTTATCAACTATTTACTTTGATGTATTTATTTGAACTAGGGACGGCAATTGTAATTGGGACTGGTTTAACAGCTAAACAAGACGCATGGTGGATTCTTCTTTTGAGTACAGGTATTGGGATTATCTTACTTTTAATCTATACGGCTCTGTACCGAATGAACAAAAATCTTCCCCTAACATCCCTTATTCCCAGAATACTGGGACGTTTCCTAGGGATTCCATTATCACTGCTCTATATATTATTATTTATGAACACGGCTGCAAGAGATGTACGGGATTTAATGGAATTAATTATCATTTCAATTCTCCCGTACACCTCTAAATTAACAATCGGGGCAGTCATCATGATTTTAGTCGCATACGCTATCTTTGTAGGAATTGAACCTTTAGGAAGAGCTGGTGAAATCTTTTTTGTTATCATCCTTATTTTAGGATCTGTTGGAACTATTTTACTTTTCTTCACCGGACATGCTTTGCAAATTAAACGTTTTTTCCCTTTATTTCAAGTAAATTGGAGGGAGATTCTAACAAATACACTCCCGATTACCATTAACGTTCCATTTGGTGAATCGGTTGCATTCACCATGTTGTTCCCCTATCTGAATCAAGCAAAAGCTGTTCGTAAAGCAGGTATATCAGCTATGCTGTTAGCTGGTTTATCTCTTTGTTTAACTGCTGTCCTAGAAATAGCAGCATTAGGTCCTTATATTGCTTCAACAAGCGTTTTTCCCCTTCATATTCTTTCCCAGCAGGTAAATGTACTAAACTTTTTACAGCGGTTAGATGCAATTGCTATTTCAGTTATGATGATCTGTATATTCTTCAAAATCACGATCTTCACCTATGCAGCTTATATCGGCATAAACGATTTGTTTAAAATTAAGAAAAAAAGGCTGACTAACTTCATTATTTGCATCATCATTTTTTCCGCTTCTATTTTGATGGCCCATAATACAGTAGAACATCTTTTTATAGGACTAAAGATTTTCCCTATCTTTATTCTTACTCCTATGCAAATTGCGATTCCACTATTGTTACTACTAGTAGCTTGGATTCGTAAAGATCGGTTAAAAAGTTTATAA
- a CDS encoding DUF3231 family protein has translation MTRAIETLSALIKNFIDKEPKPALHVGEVMDLWTAFTAFHEAHSLYQVGLNTTTDPDLKHVLINALESSKGDTKIIEEFLLQEGVPLPFVNPDKPISEPSAVPEGVKLTDDEIANLISVKIASSITFCAQAMSKTVRTDVGMLFFEIQIELMKFAAPLKNLMKERGWLRIPPYYNPPGSLVLKNE, from the coding sequence ATGACAAGAGCTATAGAAACACTAAGTGCTTTAATTAAAAATTTCATCGATAAAGAGCCAAAACCTGCACTGCATGTTGGCGAAGTAATGGACTTATGGACAGCATTCACCGCTTTCCATGAAGCACATTCTCTATACCAGGTTGGCCTTAATACAACAACAGACCCCGACTTAAAACATGTACTTATTAACGCATTAGAAAGCAGTAAAGGCGATACAAAGATCATTGAAGAATTTCTATTGCAAGAAGGGGTTCCTTTACCTTTCGTGAATCCAGACAAACCTATCTCCGAACCAAGTGCTGTCCCTGAAGGAGTAAAACTAACGGATGATGAAATAGCAAATCTGATTTCTGTCAAAATTGCTTCTTCCATTACTTTCTGTGCACAAGCTATGTCGAAAACTGTCAGAACCGATGTTGGAATGTTGTTCTTTGAAATACAAATTGAATTAATGAAATTTGCGGCACCCTTAAAAAATTTAATGAAGGAAAGAGGCTGGTTAAGAATCCCTCCATATTACAATCCTCCTGGCAGCTTAGTTCTAAAGAATGAATAA
- a CDS encoding Zn-dependent alcohol dehydrogenase: MKMKAAVMTGAGKPLEIQEVELAEPKANEVLVKIEATGVCHSDLNALTDETTPAPTILGHEGAGIVAAVGPNVKSVKAGDKVALSWVPYCGTCEFCVTGAVHLCESAFGPMFDGTLLDGTSRLSKDGKTIFHNSLLSTFAEYAVVPEMSCVKLPNEMPLAQASLIGCGVATGYGAAVNAANVKPGSTVAVFGIGGVGVNAIQGARIAGAAKIIACDVKPANLEMAKKFGATHTVNVAEENVEEALKALTGGFGVHFAIDCSGNTKATEGAWKGTRKGGTVVVVGAFNPSITLNLPAGGFHRVGKILKGSFYGDTQPFRDFPMIAQLYLDGKFMLDELVLDRIKLDDINKALDSFHDCNCINVGRSVIEFSSESPKKSKLEEVEFIS, from the coding sequence ATGAAAATGAAAGCTGCAGTCATGACAGGGGCAGGAAAACCGCTTGAAATTCAAGAAGTAGAACTGGCTGAACCAAAAGCGAATGAGGTTCTTGTGAAAATTGAAGCAACAGGCGTTTGCCACAGCGATTTAAACGCATTAACCGATGAAACAACACCCGCACCCACGATTCTTGGCCATGAAGGGGCGGGTATTGTGGCCGCTGTTGGGCCGAATGTAAAAAGTGTGAAGGCTGGAGATAAAGTAGCGTTGAGCTGGGTACCTTATTGCGGAACTTGTGAATTTTGCGTGACAGGGGCTGTTCATTTATGTGAGTCAGCTTTTGGGCCTATGTTTGATGGGACATTATTAGATGGTACTTCTCGCTTAAGTAAAGATGGTAAGACGATTTTTCATAATTCTTTGTTATCTACATTCGCTGAATATGCAGTCGTGCCGGAGATGTCATGTGTAAAGCTTCCAAATGAGATGCCTCTGGCACAAGCATCCCTAATTGGCTGCGGTGTTGCAACGGGGTATGGGGCAGCTGTTAATGCTGCTAATGTAAAACCGGGATCTACGGTTGCCGTTTTTGGTATCGGCGGTGTCGGTGTAAATGCCATTCAAGGGGCACGGATTGCAGGTGCTGCCAAAATCATAGCATGTGATGTAAAACCGGCCAATCTTGAAATGGCCAAAAAATTCGGTGCAACACATACTGTCAATGTGGCTGAAGAAAATGTGGAAGAGGCTTTGAAAGCGCTGACGGGCGGCTTTGGTGTTCACTTTGCTATCGATTGCTCAGGGAATACGAAGGCAACCGAGGGAGCGTGGAAAGGGACTCGTAAAGGTGGAACCGTTGTGGTTGTTGGTGCGTTCAATCCTTCAATTACATTAAACCTTCCTGCAGGCGGATTCCACCGGGTTGGAAAAATCCTAAAAGGAAGCTTCTACGGCGATACACAGCCGTTCCGTGATTTTCCAATGATTGCTCAGCTTTATTTGGATGGGAAATTTATGTTGGATGAACTTGTACTCGATCGAATTAAACTCGATGATATTAATAAAGCCCTTGATTCTTTTCATGATTGTAATTGTATTAATGTAGGACGCTCTGTGATTGAATTTTCATCGGAGTCTCCTAAAAAATCAAAATTAGAAGAAGTTGAATTCATTTCTTAA
- a CDS encoding aldehyde dehydrogenase family protein: MTQINEKTVFERIEQPKLAWAEEWLKETKKLYINGEWVNSFNDEIIESINPAKGQVLGTFQSAAKEDVDKAVDAAREAFDHGAWSKISRKERAKIMRKISALIDEHRAELATIETLDNGKLYTESYHDTVGESVDIFEYYAGWTDKYYGENNPVEGDFLSITTRDPIGVCGQIVPFNFPLDMAAWKLAPALAMGNTVVLKPSEKTSFSVIRLFEIIDEADILPKGVINLILGGGEAGRNIATHMGVDKVAFTGSTEIGRQLVHNSADSNLKPVSLELGGKSPNILFNDAQDLDFAIERSFYGLFTHKGEKCSAPTRLFAHVDVYDKVVEDIAALANSYIVGDPFDPKTNQGAQVSKAHMERILDYIESGKNQGARLVAGGERDITGENANGYFIRPTIFAEVDNKMKIAQEEIFGPVLCIIPFETEEEVIKMANDTIYGLGAGLWTNDVSRAHRVANKLQAGMVFVNKYGCYDFASPFGGWKQSGWGKEYAIHSLQSYTKQKAIWFAY; this comes from the coding sequence TTGACACAAATCAATGAAAAAACAGTATTTGAAAGAATTGAACAACCTAAATTAGCCTGGGCAGAAGAATGGTTGAAAGAAACAAAGAAATTATATATCAACGGAGAGTGGGTTAATAGTTTTAATGATGAAATAATCGAGTCTATCAATCCAGCAAAGGGACAAGTACTTGGAACATTTCAAAGTGCTGCAAAAGAGGATGTGGACAAGGCTGTAGATGCAGCAAGAGAAGCATTCGATCATGGAGCTTGGAGTAAGATATCGCGTAAAGAACGTGCAAAAATAATGCGCAAAATCAGTGCGTTGATTGATGAGCACCGTGCAGAACTTGCTACAATCGAAACTCTTGATAACGGTAAGCTATATACAGAATCTTATCATGATACGGTTGGAGAATCAGTCGATATTTTTGAATACTATGCCGGCTGGACAGATAAATATTACGGTGAAAACAATCCTGTTGAGGGTGATTTTTTAAGCATTACAACAAGAGATCCAATTGGTGTGTGCGGACAAATCGTTCCTTTCAACTTTCCTCTTGATATGGCTGCATGGAAGCTTGCACCGGCATTGGCTATGGGAAATACGGTCGTGTTAAAGCCGTCAGAAAAAACATCTTTTTCCGTTATCCGGCTGTTTGAAATAATTGATGAAGCAGATATTTTACCAAAAGGAGTCATCAACTTAATCCTTGGCGGCGGTGAAGCGGGAAGGAATATTGCCACACATATGGGTGTAGATAAAGTGGCATTTACAGGAAGTACGGAAATTGGAAGGCAGCTTGTACACAATTCAGCGGATTCTAACCTAAAGCCTGTCTCACTTGAGCTTGGAGGGAAATCTCCAAACATTCTATTTAATGATGCTCAGGATCTTGATTTTGCGATTGAGCGTTCATTTTACGGTTTGTTTACACACAAAGGGGAAAAATGTTCTGCCCCGACTCGTTTGTTTGCACATGTTGATGTGTACGATAAAGTGGTTGAAGACATTGCCGCACTCGCGAACAGCTATATAGTAGGAGACCCATTTGACCCGAAAACCAATCAAGGCGCTCAAGTTTCTAAAGCTCATATGGAGCGCATTTTAGACTACATTGAAAGTGGCAAGAACCAAGGAGCCCGCTTGGTGGCTGGCGGAGAACGTGATATAACAGGTGAAAATGCAAATGGTTACTTTATTCGCCCAACGATTTTCGCTGAAGTAGACAATAAGATGAAAATTGCCCAAGAAGAAATCTTCGGACCGGTTCTTTGTATTATTCCTTTTGAAACAGAAGAAGAAGTTATCAAAATGGCTAATGATACGATATATGGCCTTGGTGCAGGTCTCTGGACGAATGATGTTTCCAGAGCACATCGTGTAGCAAATAAACTTCAAGCTGGGATGGTTTTTGTCAACAAGTACGGATGTTATGATTTTGCAAGTCCTTTCGGCGGATGGAAACAAAGCGGCTGGGGAAAAGAGTACGCGATTCATTCTCTGCAATCCTATACAAAACAAAAAGCAATCTGGTTTGCATATTAA
- a CDS encoding lyase family protein produces MKRVRIEEDFIGTIELPADALYGINTIRTVQNLSFSGQTLRNYPTYIQALAMVKKAAASANFEIGSIKKEMYDAINTACSEILSGSHNQHFVVDILHGGGGIGTNMNMNEVIANLSNKRMGGTIGSYEPVHPTEHINASQSTSDVCHTAIRMAIILSFQPLRAEIERCIKHIDEKAAAFQQVTTIARTCLQDGMQIQLGDTFSGYSAVIKRRLTSLEEAIEKLYQINIGGTVIGSGIGAPQAYRDIVVSKLCEVTGRPFCQRENLFDAAQNIDDLANVSSELRMLSSCLIKVAKDLRLLSSGPDAGFAEIELPAVQAGSSFFPGKVNPVIPETLIQCCFQVIGCDRVVQASLEHGELDLNIFEGAAGANVLDAMKMLENALSSFAGNCVKGIQANHQRCEELSNSFIPLVVKLKERVGYSAVSKLLKERGREGIKNYYNSGGEELDTNQ; encoded by the coding sequence GTGAAAAGAGTAAGGATTGAGGAAGATTTCATCGGGACAATCGAACTTCCAGCTGACGCTCTTTACGGTATTAATACCATAAGAACGGTTCAAAATCTTTCTTTTTCAGGGCAAACTTTACGAAACTATCCTACCTACATTCAAGCCCTTGCAATGGTAAAAAAAGCGGCAGCGAGTGCAAATTTTGAAATAGGCTCGATAAAAAAAGAAATGTATGACGCAATCAATACTGCCTGTAGTGAGATTTTATCTGGGTCGCATAATCAACATTTTGTCGTTGATATCCTTCATGGCGGCGGTGGAATAGGTACGAATATGAACATGAATGAGGTCATAGCAAATCTTTCTAATAAAAGAATGGGTGGAACAATAGGAAGCTATGAACCGGTTCATCCAACAGAACATATTAATGCCTCTCAATCTACATCAGATGTATGCCATACCGCTATAAGGATGGCGATAATCCTAAGTTTTCAGCCCCTGCGCGCTGAAATCGAAAGATGTATAAAACATATTGATGAAAAAGCAGCGGCATTTCAACAAGTGACAACGATTGCCCGCACTTGTTTACAAGATGGAATGCAGATACAGCTGGGAGATACTTTTAGCGGCTATAGTGCGGTGATTAAGAGAAGATTGACTTCTTTAGAAGAAGCTATTGAAAAACTTTATCAGATTAATATAGGTGGAACCGTGATTGGGTCAGGTATAGGTGCCCCTCAGGCTTACCGGGACATTGTGGTATCCAAACTTTGCGAAGTTACAGGAAGGCCGTTTTGTCAGCGTGAAAATCTATTTGATGCAGCACAAAATATCGATGACCTTGCCAATGTATCCAGTGAACTGCGTATGCTGTCCTCCTGCCTGATTAAGGTAGCAAAAGATTTACGTCTTCTTTCATCAGGGCCAGACGCTGGTTTTGCTGAAATTGAGCTTCCAGCGGTACAAGCCGGCTCATCTTTTTTTCCTGGCAAAGTAAACCCTGTGATTCCGGAAACATTAATCCAATGCTGCTTTCAAGTAATTGGTTGTGACCGTGTCGTTCAAGCATCACTGGAACATGGCGAGTTGGATTTAAACATATTTGAAGGTGCTGCTGGTGCAAATGTTTTAGATGCGATGAAAATGCTGGAAAATGCCCTTTCATCGTTTGCCGGGAATTGTGTAAAGGGAATTCAAGCAAATCACCAAAGGTGCGAAGAACTTTCTAACAGCTTTATCCCACTCGTTGTGAAGCTGAAAGAAAGGGTTGGATATTCTGCCGTATCGAAGCTGCTGAAGGAAAGAGGCAGAGAAGGGATAAAAAATTATTATAACAGTGGAGGCGAGGAACTTGACACAAATCAATGA
- a CDS encoding IclR family transcriptional regulator, translating to MQAVDRALTLLKLVADNNAPILIGDLVNKSNMNRTTVWRLLATLEQHDFIERDPLTKGYCIGYAASRLGAGTDQYAPLVRRARPSMERLREETGESVLLSVPKHFGTLTIDQIDSPHSVRLIDYVNVLLPLHCTSNGKLLLSRLSNDELHTLFQQQPLEKMTQFTITDHEQLLKEVELVHKNGFGTSLGELDESENGISAPILDKQKNLIAFLSLCGPNFRFTKDRVLASAPLIISEAQRISQNL from the coding sequence GTGCAAGCAGTGGACCGAGCCTTAACATTGCTTAAATTAGTAGCAGATAATAATGCTCCCATCTTAATTGGTGACTTGGTAAACAAATCAAATATGAATAGGACAACTGTATGGCGGTTACTTGCCACTTTAGAACAGCATGATTTCATTGAACGTGATCCGCTTACCAAAGGGTATTGTATAGGTTATGCTGCAAGCCGGCTCGGAGCAGGAACAGATCAATATGCTCCACTTGTTCGCAGGGCTCGTCCAAGTATGGAACGTTTAAGGGAAGAAACAGGAGAATCTGTTCTTTTAAGTGTGCCCAAACATTTTGGAACTTTAACGATTGACCAAATTGATTCGCCGCACAGTGTCCGTTTAATTGATTATGTGAATGTTCTACTACCGCTTCACTGCACATCTAATGGAAAGCTGTTATTAAGCCGCCTTTCTAACGATGAGCTACACACACTGTTCCAACAACAGCCATTGGAAAAGATGACTCAGTTTACAATTACAGATCATGAACAATTACTTAAGGAGGTTGAGTTAGTACATAAAAATGGATTCGGAACTTCCTTGGGCGAATTAGATGAAAGTGAAAACGGTATTTCTGCACCTATTTTAGACAAACAGAAGAATCTAATTGCTTTTCTAAGCTTATGCGGTCCAAATTTCCGTTTTACAAAAGACAGGGTATTAGCGTCAGCTCCCCTTATCATCTCAGAAGCTCAAAGGATCTCTCAAAATCTTTAA
- a CDS encoding MFS transporter — protein MAEKRMRLDDAPLNKFHLKITALTFGAHFTDAYALGIISIALVMLTPQMHLTPIWVGLIGSSALIGIFIGSLLLGWLSDRIGRQKIFIFNFLLITVATFLQFFVHNAVELFILRVLIGIGLGGDYTVGVTMLAEFAPRKYRGSLLGSLEVMWAVGYAGSTVLGYFMQQSSPDSWRWMLVSGTIPSLIVLLMRIGTPESPRWLISKGRRQEANQIITKHIGPNIEVDETEVQNQGGFSKLFNKNLRIRTAIGSLFFVCLVIPYFAIYTFLPSILTHMGFKENFLTDLVLNIFLIIGAIFGIWCTDKFSRRGFLIGSFAILTVCLFLLSVLPSGSSALLITCFIIFTIVMSAVCNLTAVYTAELFPTDVRASGIGFVTAISRVGSAAGTFFLPTAIANFGVAYSMLGLTLVLLIGMITSIAWAPETKTLTLSEASNTETDKVKSQLKDSKVL, from the coding sequence ATGGCTGAAAAAAGAATGAGGCTAGATGATGCTCCACTTAATAAGTTTCACTTAAAAATTACAGCGCTTACTTTTGGTGCCCATTTCACTGATGCTTATGCTCTCGGAATTATAAGTATTGCTCTAGTGATGCTTACTCCCCAAATGCATCTCACCCCGATTTGGGTAGGATTGATAGGGAGTTCTGCTCTTATAGGAATTTTTATTGGCAGCCTATTATTAGGATGGCTCTCGGACAGAATTGGGAGACAAAAAATCTTTATTTTTAATTTTTTACTTATTACCGTTGCAACGTTTTTACAGTTTTTTGTTCATAATGCTGTAGAATTATTTATTTTAAGGGTCCTTATTGGTATTGGACTTGGCGGAGACTATACAGTTGGTGTTACGATGTTAGCAGAGTTCGCACCAAGAAAGTACCGCGGCTCATTATTGGGCTCTTTAGAAGTCATGTGGGCAGTAGGATATGCCGGTTCAACAGTATTGGGATATTTTATGCAGCAAAGCTCTCCTGACTCTTGGAGATGGATGTTGGTAAGCGGGACTATTCCATCCTTAATCGTGCTTCTAATGAGGATTGGAACACCGGAATCTCCAAGATGGCTTATCAGTAAGGGGCGCAGGCAGGAAGCAAATCAAATTATAACAAAGCATATTGGACCAAACATTGAAGTTGATGAAACCGAGGTACAAAATCAAGGAGGATTTTCAAAACTATTCAATAAAAATTTACGTATACGTACGGCAATAGGAAGCTTGTTCTTCGTCTGCCTAGTTATACCATATTTTGCAATTTACACCTTTTTGCCTTCTATACTGACCCATATGGGATTTAAAGAAAACTTTTTGACTGATTTAGTATTAAACATATTTTTAATTATTGGTGCCATTTTCGGTATTTGGTGCACAGACAAATTTTCAAGAAGAGGATTCTTGATAGGTTCGTTTGCCATTCTCACTGTTTGCCTCTTTCTTTTAAGTGTATTACCAAGTGGATCGAGTGCATTGTTAATAACCTGTTTTATTATTTTCACAATCGTCATGTCAGCCGTTTGTAATCTAACAGCTGTCTACACGGCAGAGCTCTTTCCAACAGATGTACGAGCATCAGGTATTGGATTTGTAACAGCCATAAGCAGGGTTGGTTCTGCAGCCGGGACATTCTTCTTACCAACTGCTATTGCAAATTTTGGTGTTGCCTACTCTATGCTGGGACTTACACTTGTTTTATTAATCGGAATGATAACATCCATTGCCTGGGCACCTGAAACCAAAACACTGACATTAAGTGAGGCTAGTAATACTGAAACTGATAAAGTTAAGTCTCAATTGAAGGATAGTAAGGTTTTATAA
- a CDS encoding FGGY-family carbohydrate kinase, translated as MNRYVMGIDNGSQSTKVAIYDLEGNEVAFGAFQLKETLSPEPGVVIHSSDDLWDSVYGAMKNCLANFPGNPKEIAGIGLCTIRCCRVLLKADGHLAYPVISWMDSRLNSPYVHSDDQVKYVTTTSGYLGFRLTGEFKDTASNYEVHWPLDRETLEWSRDDEVFQTYGLKREMVFDLVKPGEKLGTLRQELAHELGLYQDIPVVATANDKAVEALGSGMKDEGTIMISLGTFISSMVLRNEYKENARNFFPTLACIPFKYVYESNGIRRGMWTVSWFKKLIGEELITEAGKLGVSEEEYLNKKAQYIPVGSDGLITILDWLSTPSEPYRKGIMIGFDQRHTKYHIYRSILEAIAFNIKNNIDDMLAEIDVTLHNLVVIGGGSRSDVIMQIIADLFGLPVHRREGSSSACLGAAICVCQHLSIYKDFYEAASKMVKTQKTFAPNQKNYVLYNKINDTVVKNVRVHTDEILKLAYPIFN; from the coding sequence ATGAATAGGTATGTAATGGGGATTGATAATGGCTCACAAAGTACAAAAGTAGCCATTTACGATTTGGAAGGAAATGAAGTAGCTTTTGGAGCTTTTCAATTAAAAGAAACCTTATCCCCGGAACCAGGTGTGGTCATTCATTCCAGCGATGATTTATGGGACAGCGTGTATGGTGCCATGAAAAATTGTCTGGCCAATTTTCCCGGCAATCCTAAAGAGATTGCCGGGATTGGCCTTTGTACCATCAGGTGCTGCAGGGTGTTATTAAAGGCGGATGGCCATCTTGCTTATCCCGTGATAAGCTGGATGGATTCAAGACTGAACAGTCCATATGTCCATTCTGATGATCAAGTAAAGTATGTGACGACGACTTCAGGCTATCTTGGATTTCGGTTGACAGGGGAATTTAAAGATACTGCTTCAAATTATGAAGTTCATTGGCCATTAGACCGGGAAACATTGGAATGGTCCAGGGACGATGAAGTATTTCAAACATATGGCTTAAAAAGAGAGATGGTATTTGATCTTGTAAAACCCGGCGAAAAGCTAGGAACGCTAAGACAGGAACTAGCTCATGAGTTAGGGCTTTATCAGGATATTCCAGTAGTAGCAACTGCCAATGATAAAGCTGTCGAGGCATTGGGCTCTGGAATGAAGGATGAGGGGACCATCATGATTTCTCTTGGAACCTTCATTTCGTCCATGGTGTTAAGAAATGAATATAAGGAAAATGCCCGTAATTTTTTTCCTACCCTTGCTTGTATCCCGTTTAAATATGTGTACGAATCGAATGGAATACGGCGTGGTATGTGGACAGTGAGTTGGTTTAAAAAGCTAATTGGTGAAGAACTCATTACAGAAGCAGGAAAACTCGGTGTTTCGGAAGAGGAATATTTAAATAAAAAAGCACAATATATACCTGTCGGAAGTGATGGACTGATTACCATCCTTGACTGGTTATCGACACCATCTGAACCCTATCGAAAGGGCATCATGATCGGCTTTGATCAACGCCATACAAAATACCATATCTATCGCTCCATATTGGAAGCGATTGCTTTTAATATTAAGAACAATATTGATGATATGTTAGCGGAAATCGATGTAACGTTACATAATTTGGTGGTAATAGGCGGAGGCTCCAGGAGTGATGTCATTATGCAAATCATTGCAGATCTTTTTGGATTGCCCGTTCACAGAAGAGAAGGCAGCAGCAGTGCCTGTCTGGGAGCGGCAATCTGTGTATGTCAACATTTATCCATTTACAAAGATTTTTATGAGGCTGCAAGTAAAATGGTTAAAACGCAAAAAACGTTTGCACCAAATCAGAAAAATTATGTACTCTACAACAAAATCAACGATACTGTCGTTAAAAATGTGAGAGTGCATACAGATGAGATTTTAAAACTGGCTTATCCAATTTTCAACTAG
- a CDS encoding FAD-binding oxidoreductase yields MTNEQLVKIEENSKVKEQLLKELESIISVNQINIDHEVLYDASADRYKKYAKAKKVLNLPLPIAIVYPYSTEEVKSLLMFCNKNKINVIPRSGKTATEGGLENWKETALVIDGSKMNKIIKIDPYNMQATVQAGVKLQTLEDELRKIGYTTGHSPQSKPVAQYGGLLATRSIGQFSTLYGAIEDMVVGLECVFPNGHVSRIKNVPRRAGGPDIRHIVIGNEGTLCYITEVTVKIFKYNPEYNVFHGYLIKDVDTGIHILREVITNGFKPSVARVYSEEDARQHFSDFYKDKCVLIFMAEGPAGIVKATNEAIKEAAAKFSEGIVEKVEDQLIENWFNHLNWTQAHIDREFQTMVDHHKHDGYTTEVSADWESITTIYHNVIKRVREEFDRIEDITMLGGHSSHSYLNGTNMYFVYNYNINCAPEDEMRLYHHPIQTIIVEETLKLGGSMCHHHGIGKYRSEWTKEEHGSAYYMLEKLKEAFDPNGIMNFGTIFPQEEGMKYIKG; encoded by the coding sequence ATGACTAATGAACAGTTAGTAAAAATAGAAGAGAATTCTAAGGTGAAAGAACAGTTATTAAAAGAATTGGAGTCTATTATTTCAGTCAATCAAATAAATATAGACCATGAAGTTCTATATGATGCATCGGCCGATCGCTATAAAAAATATGCAAAAGCAAAAAAAGTCCTTAATCTTCCTCTGCCAATAGCAATTGTCTATCCATACTCTACAGAAGAAGTAAAGTCACTCCTCATGTTCTGTAATAAAAACAAGATTAATGTGATTCCTCGAAGCGGAAAAACTGCAACCGAAGGCGGACTTGAAAACTGGAAAGAAACCGCTTTAGTCATTGATGGATCAAAAATGAATAAAATTATCAAAATTGATCCATATAATATGCAAGCAACTGTACAAGCAGGCGTGAAACTACAAACGTTAGAGGATGAGTTGCGTAAAATAGGCTACACTACAGGCCACTCTCCACAGTCAAAACCAGTGGCACAATATGGCGGGTTATTGGCAACGAGAAGTATTGGCCAATTTTCCACTTTATACGGTGCGATTGAAGACATGGTTGTAGGATTAGAATGCGTATTCCCAAATGGACATGTTTCCAGAATCAAAAATGTTCCGAGAAGAGCCGGAGGGCCAGATATAAGGCATATTGTAATCGGAAATGAAGGAACATTATGTTACATTACAGAAGTTACGGTTAAAATTTTCAAATACAACCCAGAATACAATGTGTTCCATGGGTATTTAATTAAAGATGTGGATACTGGTATCCATATTTTAAGAGAAGTCATTACGAACGGTTTTAAACCATCCGTTGCCCGCGTTTACTCTGAAGAAGATGCAAGACAGCATTTTTCTGATTTCTATAAAGACAAATGTGTTTTGATTTTCATGGCAGAAGGGCCAGCAGGGATCGTCAAGGCCACGAATGAAGCGATTAAAGAAGCGGCTGCTAAATTCTCCGAAGGAATTGTTGAAAAAGTTGAGGACCAATTAATTGAAAATTGGTTTAATCATTTGAACTGGACGCAGGCGCACATTGACCGTGAATTCCAAACCATGGTGGATCACCATAAGCACGATGGTTATACAACGGAAGTATCGGCTGATTGGGAAAGCATTACGACGATTTATCACAATGTCATAAAGCGAGTTAGGGAAGAGTTTGATAGAATTGAAGATATTACGATGCTTGGCGGCCACTCATCCCACAGCTATTTAAATGGGACAAATATGTACTTTGTCTACAACTACAATATTAATTGTGCACCAGAGGATGAAATGAGATTGTATCATCATCCAATCCAAACTATTATTGTTGAAGAAACATTAAAGCTAGGCGGTTCCATGTGCCATCACCATGGTATTGGAAAATACCGCAGCGAGTGGACAAAAGAAGAGCATGGTTCAGCTTATTATATGCTGGAAAAACTAAAAGAAGCTTTTGATCCAAATGGCATTATGAATTTTGGCACCATCTTCCCTCAAGAAGAAGGCATGAAATATATTAAAGGTTAA